The Sulfurihydrogenibium sp. YO3AOP1 genome has a window encoding:
- a CDS encoding transposase produces the protein MCCGTDYEPRKKFLLENDDDNKANGYYERSLNTGSFKLNINVPRDRKGKFRPQILPDPYKRVDEDYIDLLMSLVSNGYSESKIDSTLKSLGLNYSKQHMDAIKKQLIERLEWL, from the coding sequence ATCTGTTGTGGAACTGATTATGAACCAAGAAAGAAATTTCTTCTTGAAAATGACGATGATAACAAAGCAAACGGGTATTATGAAAGAAGCCTAAATACTGGTTCTTTCAAGCTTAACATAAATGTTCCAAGAGATAGAAAGGGTAAATTTAGACCACAAATATTACCTGACCCTTACAAAAGAGTTGATGAAGATTATATAGACCTTCTTATGAGTTTGGTATCCAATGGATACTCAGAAAGCAAGATAGATTCTACATTAAAAAGCTTGGGCTTAAACTACTCAAAACAACATATGGATGCAATCAAAAAACAGCTTATAGAAAGACTTGAGTGGCTTTAA
- the nadA gene encoding quinolinate synthase NadA: MNNNELIEKINKLRKEKNAIILAHYYQRPEIQDIADFIGDSLELSRIAQKSDADIIVFCGVRFMAETAKILNPTKKVLHPNPESGCPMADMATLEGVKKLKQEHPDAVVVSYINTNADVKTVSDVIVTSRNAVKVVKSLDAKKIIFVPDQFLGSYIARQVPEKEFILWKGFCPPHFNLSKETLLELKQRYPEAKIAVHPECNTDTVEIADFVGSTTQIIEYATTCDADTVIIGTEVGILHALKKKNPNKNYVFPQSADYCGTVHCCDMKKNTLDKVLEVLEKETNEIILPSEIIQKAVIPLERMLAVA, encoded by the coding sequence GTGAACAATAACGAACTCATTGAAAAAATAAATAAACTTAGAAAAGAAAAAAACGCAATAATCCTTGCTCATTATTATCAAAGACCGGAGATACAAGATATAGCTGATTTTATCGGTGATTCCTTAGAATTATCAAGAATAGCTCAAAAATCAGATGCTGATATTATTGTTTTCTGCGGTGTTAGATTCATGGCAGAGACCGCAAAAATACTAAATCCGACTAAAAAAGTTTTACATCCAAATCCAGAAAGTGGCTGTCCTATGGCAGACATGGCAACCTTAGAAGGCGTTAAAAAATTAAAACAAGAGCATCCGGATGCTGTTGTAGTGTCTTATATAAATACAAACGCTGATGTAAAAACAGTTTCTGACGTTATCGTAACCTCAAGAAATGCTGTTAAAGTTGTAAAATCTCTTGATGCGAAAAAAATAATCTTTGTTCCTGACCAATTTCTCGGAAGTTATATTGCAAGACAAGTACCGGAAAAAGAGTTTATTTTATGGAAAGGATTTTGCCCTCCACATTTTAATTTATCAAAAGAAACATTACTTGAATTAAAACAAAGATATCCGGAGGCAAAAATTGCTGTTCATCCAGAGTGTAATACGGATACAGTAGAAATTGCTGACTTTGTAGGTAGCACAACACAAATTATAGAATATGCAACAACTTGCGATGCTGACACTGTTATAATTGGTACAGAAGTCGGAATACTACACGCACTTAAAAAGAAAAATCCAAACAAAAATTATGTATTCCCTCAGTCTGCTGATTATTGTGGAACGGTTCACTGTTGCGATATGAAAAAGAATACACTTGATAAAGTCTTAGAAGTTCTTGAAAAAGAAACAAACGAAATTATTCTACCATCGGAAATCATACAGAAAGCTGTTATTCCTCTTGAAAGAATGTTGGCAGTAGCTTAA
- a CDS encoding rhodanese-like domain-containing protein — translation MLKIVYMILLVFSFSYAQNRLPLISPQDAYKLLNDKNTVFIDTEDNQTYMNEHIPGSVNIDVLAVQDVAIKNNEKQKCKYLPLCPKTAEKLFSENGISNNDKVIIYYSKNLPNKASYMWFLLYSMGHDENKLLILDGGLENWKKENLPISNQDDAIKKKAKYTAKPRYEVVASKEEVLQYVKNYINGVDDNTILVDTRTFLEFTGRQEMNEIKRSGHIPGAKFVYWRWFEGKGSTYKPIEILEKDIKKINLDLNKKIILYCTIGNRSSFVFIPLKYLGAKNLKIYTGSWYEWGNDESLPLEAEKYRR, via the coding sequence ATGTTAAAAATAGTATATATGATTTTGTTAGTTTTTAGCTTTTCTTACGCACAAAACAGACTTCCTTTAATCTCTCCACAAGATGCCTACAAACTACTAAATGATAAAAACACAGTATTTATAGATACAGAAGATAATCAAACCTACATGAATGAACATATTCCCGGTTCAGTCAATATTGATGTTTTGGCAGTTCAAGATGTAGCAATAAAAAATAATGAAAAGCAAAAGTGTAAATACTTACCACTTTGTCCAAAAACTGCTGAAAAGCTGTTTTCTGAAAATGGGATTAGCAACAATGATAAAGTTATAATCTACTACTCAAAAAATCTTCCAAATAAAGCATCTTACATGTGGTTTTTGCTTTACAGCATGGGTCATGATGAAAACAAACTTTTAATTCTTGATGGTGGTCTTGAAAACTGGAAAAAAGAGAATCTGCCTATCTCAAATCAAGATGATGCAATCAAGAAAAAAGCTAAATACACTGCAAAGCCAAGGTATGAAGTTGTAGCTTCAAAAGAAGAAGTATTGCAATATGTAAAGAACTATATTAACGGGGTTGATGACAACACAATCTTGGTAGATACAAGAACATTTTTAGAATTTACAGGAAGACAGGAAATGAATGAGATTAAAAGGTCTGGTCATATACCGGGGGCTAAGTTTGTCTATTGGAGATGGTTTGAGGGTAAAGGTTCAACCTACAAGCCTATAGAAATTCTTGAAAAGGATATAAAGAAGATAAACTTAGATTTAAATAAAAAAATCATTCTTTACTGTACCATTGGCAATAGGTCTTCATTCGTCTTTATCCCCCTTAAATATTTAGGAGCTAAAAATCTAAAAATCTATACAGGAAGCTGGTATGAATGGGGTAATGATGAAAGCTTACCATTAGAAGCAGAAAAATACAGAAGGTGA
- the ribD gene encoding bifunctional diaminohydroxyphosphoribosylaminopyrimidine deaminase/5-amino-6-(5-phosphoribosylamino)uracil reductase RibD, with product MTNIKDLESYMKIALDLAKIRKGLTHPNPTVGAVIVKDGKIIGKGYHTKAGMPHAEREAIKDAKEKGYDLKGSTMFVTLEPCCHYGRTPPCTNAIIEEGISEIVIGVLDQNPVVKGQGVNILKSHGIKVITGVLEKECEKINEDFFTYIKEKRPFVHLKVAQSFDGKIATKTGDSKWITSEKSRQFAHQLRKEASAILVGTNTALKDNPALTVRHVETEKQPVRILIDKRLKVPPTYNIYNNEAKTIVITSKLASQENLKRLSEKENVEIVFLDLDENENFKIDDILKTLYAREIVHLLVEGGRGVITDLIKERKFDKISIFTAPILIGDDGISWLGYLGIEKIQDSLKLKVEDFKVLDKDFYFECYPVSF from the coding sequence ATGACTAACATCAAAGATTTAGAAAGTTATATGAAAATTGCTTTAGATTTGGCAAAAATTAGAAAAGGATTAACCCATCCTAACCCAACCGTTGGAGCTGTTATTGTAAAAGATGGAAAAATAATAGGTAAAGGCTATCATACCAAAGCAGGCATGCCCCATGCAGAAAGAGAAGCAATAAAAGACGCAAAAGAAAAAGGATATGATTTAAAAGGTTCTACTATGTTTGTAACCCTTGAACCATGCTGTCATTATGGAAGGACGCCCCCCTGCACAAACGCAATCATTGAAGAGGGTATCTCAGAGATTGTAATCGGAGTATTAGACCAAAATCCGGTAGTAAAAGGTCAAGGAGTAAATATACTAAAATCTCATGGTATTAAAGTAATTACAGGTGTTTTAGAAAAAGAATGCGAGAAGATAAATGAAGATTTTTTTACATACATAAAAGAAAAAAGACCATTTGTCCATCTAAAAGTAGCTCAAAGCTTTGATGGAAAAATAGCCACAAAAACAGGTGATTCTAAATGGATAACATCTGAAAAATCAAGACAATTTGCCCATCAGCTAAGAAAAGAAGCATCAGCCATTCTCGTTGGCACAAATACAGCTTTAAAAGATAATCCAGCCTTAACAGTTAGACACGTAGAAACAGAAAAACAACCAGTAAGAATTTTGATAGACAAAAGATTAAAAGTCCCGCCAACTTATAACATTTATAACAATGAAGCTAAAACCATTGTGATAACTTCTAAATTAGCCAGTCAAGAAAATCTTAAAAGATTATCAGAAAAAGAAAATGTTGAAATTGTGTTTTTAGATTTAGATGAAAATGAGAATTTTAAGATTGATGATATTCTTAAAACGCTATACGCGAGAGAAATAGTTCATCTTTTGGTTGAAGGTGGTAGAGGAGTAATAACAGACTTAATAAAAGAAAGAAAGTTTGATAAAATCTCAATTTTTACAGCACCTATATTGATAGGTGATGATGGAATCTCTTGGCTTGGCTATCTTGGAATTGAAAAAATTCAAGACAGCTTAAAGCTCAAGGTTGAAGATTTTAAGGTTTTAGACAAGGATTTTTATTTTGAGTGTTATCCAGTAAGCTTTTAA
- the pdxA gene encoding 4-hydroxythreonine-4-phosphate dehydrogenase PdxA, which yields MVKLAITLGDPSGINSEILLKALNKLPKRNISYVIYGSKKALEKAKKLTGVDLNIKEIKSINDVVKSGIYLINLYDLDVEFGSSSKETGKASVVYLENAVKDVLEKKADALITLPISKQWIMESGFPYAGHTDYLAEVSGAKEYAMVLMCKKLKVALITTHIPLKDVPSQITKEKIISKVRLINREFKEKFGISKPKIAILGLNPHASDNGNIGNEEQNIILPAVKTLREDGIEITDPLSPDTAFNRYKDFDIYVAMYHDQGLIPLKLLCFRKAVNITLGLPFIRTSPDHGTGYDIAGKNIADPSSTIEAVELAILLKRVRK from the coding sequence TTGGTAAAACTTGCTATCACTCTTGGTGACCCATCAGGAATAAATTCAGAAATTCTTCTTAAAGCTTTAAATAAACTTCCAAAAAGAAACATTTCATATGTCATCTACGGCTCAAAAAAAGCTTTAGAAAAGGCAAAAAAACTAACAGGCGTAGATTTAAACATAAAAGAGATAAAATCTATAAATGACGTTGTAAAATCCGGAATATATCTTATAAATCTTTATGATTTAGATGTTGAATTTGGAAGCTCTTCTAAAGAAACCGGAAAAGCTTCTGTTGTTTATCTTGAAAATGCAGTTAAAGATGTTTTAGAAAAGAAAGCAGATGCTTTGATTACTCTTCCTATTTCCAAGCAATGGATTATGGAAAGTGGTTTTCCTTATGCAGGACACACAGATTATTTAGCAGAAGTAAGCGGTGCTAAAGAGTATGCAATGGTCTTAATGTGTAAAAAGTTAAAAGTAGCCCTCATTACAACCCATATTCCACTAAAAGATGTTCCAAGTCAAATTACCAAGGAAAAGATAATTTCAAAAGTAAGACTTATAAACAGAGAGTTTAAAGAAAAGTTTGGCATTTCTAAGCCAAAAATTGCAATTCTTGGGCTAAATCCCCATGCATCTGACAATGGAAATATAGGCAATGAAGAGCAAAATATAATTCTTCCGGCTGTAAAAACATTGAGAGAAGATGGTATTGAGATAACAGACCCGTTATCTCCCGATACTGCGTTTAATAGATACAAAGATTTTGATATTTATGTTGCAATGTATCACGACCAAGGACTGATTCCTTTAAAACTTCTTTGTTTTAGAAAAGCTGTAAATATAACTCTTGGACTTCCTTTTATAAGAACATCTCCTGACCATGGAACAGGTTATGATATTGCAGGCAAAAACATAGCAGACCCATCATCTACAATAGAAGCTGTTGAGCTGGCTATTTTGTTGAAGAGAGTGAGAAAGTGA
- a CDS encoding DsrH/TusB family sulfur metabolism protein, whose protein sequence is MVDTVFLIKKPADFPILDIIGDNDVLILIQDGVLRQPSIDNWYACKEDVIARGIKIQESKLLDYEEILNLIEKSNKVVVW, encoded by the coding sequence ATGGTAGATACAGTATTCTTAATAAAAAAACCTGCAGATTTTCCAATCTTAGACATTATCGGAGATAATGACGTTTTAATCTTAATCCAAGATGGCGTTCTTAGACAACCTTCCATTGATAATTGGTATGCTTGCAAAGAAGATGTAATAGCAAGAGGAATTAAGATTCAAGAAAGTAAACTCCTTGATTATGAAGAGATATTAAATCTCATAGAAAAATCAAACAAGGTGGTTGTTTGGTAA
- a CDS encoding DsrE family protein has translation MAKKKAVSLIKSNPFSWKTFEALRQAVGMAMDHKVYVIFIKDGVFALTDWKSEMIGVPSSDKSIEALGMLNATIIAEKESLSERGIIKLKEFPVEIQIKTKDEICQILKSAEVVLTW, from the coding sequence ATGGCAAAGAAAAAAGCTGTAAGCTTGATAAAATCAAACCCGTTTAGTTGGAAAACTTTTGAGGCGTTAAGGCAAGCTGTCGGAATGGCTATGGACCATAAAGTTTATGTAATCTTCATAAAAGATGGCGTGTTTGCTCTGACAGATTGGAAGTCAGAAATGATTGGCGTTCCCTCTTCTGATAAATCTATAGAAGCTCTTGGCATGCTAAATGCAACCATCATAGCTGAAAAAGAGTCTTTAAGCGAAAGAGGAATCATAAAGCTAAAAGAATTTCCTGTAGAAATACAGATAAAAACAAAAGATGAGATTTGTCAAATTCTTAAATCTGCAGAGGTAGTGCTAACATGGTAG
- a CDS encoding DsrE family protein produces the protein MKLLLIMASNPYSADFNTLVKFARAGLKRNDKVSIFFMANGTYCLLHDDVKKLAEEGAKIYYCAHNANQRKIEPQSWAESSSMYGLSKLISESEKVISLS, from the coding sequence ATGAAATTACTTTTAATAATGGCAAGCAATCCTTATTCAGCAGATTTTAATACCTTAGTAAAATTTGCAAGAGCTGGATTAAAAAGAAACGATAAAGTGAGCATATTTTTTATGGCAAATGGAACCTACTGTTTACTTCACGATGATGTTAAAAAGTTGGCAGAAGAGGGAGCAAAGATATACTACTGTGCCCATAATGCTAACCAAAGAAAGATTGAGCCACAATCTTGGGCTGAAAGTAGCAGTATGTATGGACTTTCTAAGCTCATTTCTGAAAGTGAAAAAGTCATAAGCTTATCTTAG
- a CDS encoding sulfurtransferase TusA family protein: protein MQIDRELDLKGEVCPFTFVKSKLIIEQMDKGQVLRVILDYKPSVENVPKSMEMEGQEVLAVNQIGENLWEVLVRKVK from the coding sequence ATGCAGATAGATAGAGAACTTGACTTAAAAGGTGAGGTTTGCCCGTTTACCTTTGTAAAAAGTAAGCTCATTATTGAACAGATGGATAAAGGTCAAGTTTTAAGAGTTATTTTAGATTACAAGCCATCGGTTGAAAATGTGCCAAAAAGCATGGAAATGGAAGGTCAAGAAGTTTTAGCTGTAAATCAAATCGGTGAAAACCTCTGGGAAGTATTGGTGAGAAAGGTAAAATGA
- the moeB gene encoding molybdopterin-synthase adenylyltransferase MoeB: MSFQFTEEQIKRYSRHIILPEVGGVGQKKLLDAKVLVIGAGGLGSPSLYYLAAAGVGTIGIVDFDVVDFSNLQRQILHNTSRVGIPKVESAKMTIEALNPDVKVIPYNQKIDKSNVLDIIKDYDIVLDGSDNFPTRFLVNDACYMLGKPLVSAAILRFEGQLTTFDYRNKETSPCYRCLFPEPPPPGLVPSCQEAGLLGVVGGIMGTLQANEALKLILGIGEPLVGKLLVFDALTTEFRTVKLRKDKKCNLCGENPTIKELIEYDQACEVHF; the protein is encoded by the coding sequence ATGTCTTTTCAGTTTACAGAAGAGCAGATTAAGAGATACAGTAGACATATAATACTTCCGGAAGTTGGTGGTGTAGGTCAAAAGAAGCTTTTAGATGCTAAGGTGCTTGTTATCGGTGCCGGTGGACTTGGTTCTCCATCTTTATACTATTTAGCAGCTGCAGGGGTTGGAACAATCGGAATAGTTGATTTTGATGTTGTAGATTTTTCTAACTTACAAAGACAGATATTACACAACACTTCAAGAGTCGGTATTCCAAAGGTAGAATCTGCAAAGATGACAATAGAGGCATTAAACCCTGACGTAAAAGTAATTCCTTACAATCAAAAGATTGATAAATCAAATGTTTTAGATATCATAAAAGATTATGATATTGTTTTAGATGGTTCGGATAACTTTCCAACAAGATTTTTGGTTAACGATGCATGTTATATGCTTGGAAAACCTTTGGTATCTGCTGCAATACTTAGATTTGAAGGTCAGCTTACAACCTTTGATTACAGAAATAAAGAAACTTCACCATGTTATAGATGTCTATTTCCTGAGCCACCACCACCGGGTTTAGTACCAAGTTGTCAAGAGGCTGGCTTGCTTGGTGTAGTAGGTGGAATCATGGGAACTCTTCAGGCAAATGAAGCATTAAAGCTTATTCTTGGAATTGGTGAGCCTTTGGTTGGCAAGCTGTTGGTATTTGATGCTTTAACAACAGAGTTTAGAACCGTAAAATTAAGAAAAGATAAAAAGTGTAATCTATGCGGAGAAAATCCGACGATAAAAGAGCTTATAGAGTACGACCAAGCTTGTGAAGTTCATTTTTAG
- a CDS encoding DUF4388 domain-containing protein yields MINSGDLKTFSLIDILQIIKEGEKNCILAIENNDNVYGIYFKGGDPVYVRKVKRSFFLYMDLDFESVLKRDKISKQDIFKNFAALLPIILKFKEGKFSITSGFIKYSEDIKPLINTEKLIILLSRNLSLEEVNRKITDLELIFEKTEKAQELSELADLSSQEREILVLVDGKNKVSDIIAKIHFNRILKDENILNINDEEHVKKLYEDSELLVKRALYGFLASGIIRKLRNIKKPESIIERILSYIESKPIKESLKEI; encoded by the coding sequence ATGATTAACAGCGGTGATCTAAAAACATTTAGTCTCATAGATATACTCCAAATTATCAAAGAAGGCGAAAAGAACTGTATTTTAGCCATCGAAAATAACGACAATGTATATGGAATATACTTTAAAGGTGGCGATCCGGTCTATGTAAGAAAAGTTAAACGAAGCTTTTTCCTTTACATGGATTTAGATTTTGAATCTGTTTTAAAAAGAGACAAAATTTCAAAGCAAGATATTTTTAAAAATTTCGCAGCCTTACTGCCCATAATCTTAAAATTTAAAGAAGGCAAGTTTTCTATAACATCAGGTTTTATAAAATACTCTGAAGACATAAAGCCATTAATCAATACAGAAAAGCTCATCATTCTCCTTTCAAGAAATTTAAGCTTAGAAGAAGTAAACAGAAAAATTACAGACCTTGAACTGATTTTTGAAAAAACAGAAAAAGCTCAAGAACTGTCAGAATTAGCAGACCTTAGCAGTCAAGAAAGAGAAATATTAGTTCTTGTAGATGGAAAAAATAAAGTAAGCGATATTATCGCTAAAATTCATTTTAATAGAATCTTGAAAGATGAAAATATCTTAAATATAAATGACGAAGAACATGTTAAAAAGCTGTATGAAGACAGCGAGCTGTTAGTAAAAAGAGCATTATATGGATTTTTGGCAAGCGGTATAATAAGAAAATTAAGAAACATTAAAAAACCAGAATCTATAATAGAAAGAATTCTATCTTATATAGAATCAAAACCTATTAAAGAAAGTTTAAAAGAAATCTAA
- a CDS encoding glutamate-5-semialdehyde dehydrogenase translates to MDSRQYAENIAKKAKNTVRKLSSLTTKTKNDALLRTAELLLERKSQIIEENKKDLELAEKKGYSKALLDRLALDDKRINQMVQVLKDVAALPDPVGEIINMWTRPNGLKVGQMRVPLGVILIIYEARPNVTIEAASLCMKSSNAVILKGGSETINSNRILVDIIKQACRETCFPEEAVQFVDTTDREVVNHLLKLEGLIDVAIPRGGESLIRAVAENSKIPVIKHYKGVCNLYVDDEADMEKALNIAYNAKVQRPSVCNAIENLVVHKKIADKFLPEIAYYFGKAGVEMRCDEYSYNLLINHPKAKDTEIVPAKEEDYYEEFLDLIIAVKVVDSLDEAIDFIEKYGSHHSDAIVTENYTKGMKFIQDVDSAAVYINASTRFTDGNEFGLGAEMGISTDKIHARGPMALKELTIPKFIVFGNGQLRENVGIPKDESEIKIDTNACSL, encoded by the coding sequence ATGGACAGCAGACAGTATGCAGAGAATATTGCAAAAAAAGCGAAAAATACGGTAAGAAAATTATCATCATTAACTACAAAAACAAAAAATGATGCTTTACTAAGGACAGCAGAATTGCTATTAGAAAGAAAAAGTCAAATCATAGAAGAAAATAAAAAAGATTTAGAGCTTGCTGAAAAGAAAGGATATTCAAAAGCTCTGCTTGATAGACTTGCTTTAGATGATAAAAGAATAAATCAGATGGTTCAGGTTTTAAAAGATGTTGCAGCATTGCCAGACCCGGTAGGCGAGATAATCAACATGTGGACAAGACCAAACGGCTTAAAAGTTGGTCAAATGAGAGTACCACTTGGAGTGATTTTGATTATATACGAAGCAAGACCAAACGTTACAATAGAAGCTGCATCTCTGTGTATGAAATCTTCAAACGCAGTGATTTTAAAAGGTGGAAGTGAGACAATTAATTCAAACAGGATATTGGTTGACATAATCAAACAAGCTTGCAGAGAGACTTGTTTTCCAGAAGAAGCAGTTCAGTTTGTAGATACAACAGATAGGGAAGTTGTAAACCATTTATTGAAGCTTGAAGGATTAATAGATGTGGCAATTCCAAGAGGTGGTGAAAGCTTAATCAGAGCAGTGGCAGAAAATTCAAAAATTCCAGTAATCAAGCATTATAAAGGTGTTTGTAATCTTTATGTTGATGATGAAGCAGACATGGAAAAAGCTTTAAATATTGCCTACAATGCAAAAGTACAAAGACCATCTGTATGTAATGCTATAGAAAATCTTGTAGTTCATAAAAAAATTGCAGATAAATTCCTACCGGAGATTGCCTACTACTTCGGAAAAGCAGGCGTTGAAATGAGATGTGATGAATACAGCTACAATCTGCTAATAAACCATCCAAAAGCAAAAGATACAGAAATAGTTCCGGCAAAAGAAGAGGATTATTATGAAGAGTTTTTAGACTTGATAATTGCTGTAAAAGTAGTAGATAGCTTAGATGAAGCAATAGACTTTATAGAAAAGTATGGTTCTCACCATTCAGACGCAATAGTTACAGAAAACTATACAAAAGGAATGAAGTTTATCCAAGATGTAGACAGTGCGGCTGTTTATATTAATGCATCTACAAGATTTACAGATGGAAATGAGTTTGGGCTTGGTGCAGAGATGGGAATTTCAACTGACAAAATTCATGCAAGAGGACCAATGGCATTAAAAGAGTTAACTATTCCTAAATTTATAGTGTTTGGAAATGGCCAACTTAGAGAAAATGTAGGAATACCAAAAGATGAAAGTGAAATAAAGATAGATACAAATGCATGTAGTTTGTAA
- the panB gene encoding 3-methyl-2-oxobutanoate hydroxymethyltransferase codes for MKSINEFFKAKEENKKITVISTYDYWSAKLCEEAGIDAILVGDSLSMVVQGNDSTLPVSLDEMIYHTKAVRRGAPNTFIIVDMPFLTYHTTVEEAVKNAGRVLKETGANAVKLEGGEQIAKAVERLTSLGIPVMGHLGLTPQFVNILGGYKVQGKSQDSREKIKKDAKILQEAGCFSIVLEAVPADLAKEITESLKIPTIGIGAGKFTDGQVLVFHDLIGIFPKTPKFVKRYLEAGNLIKQALSQFKDEVLKEDFPSKEHEY; via the coding sequence ATGAAATCAATAAATGAGTTTTTTAAAGCCAAGGAAGAAAATAAGAAAATAACTGTTATTTCAACTTACGACTATTGGTCTGCCAAATTATGCGAAGAGGCTGGAATAGATGCTATTCTTGTTGGAGACTCTTTATCTATGGTAGTTCAAGGGAATGATTCCACCTTACCTGTTAGCTTAGATGAGATGATTTATCATACAAAAGCCGTAAGAAGAGGAGCACCTAATACGTTTATTATAGTTGATATGCCGTTTTTAACCTATCATACAACCGTCGAAGAAGCTGTTAAAAATGCAGGAAGGGTATTAAAAGAAACAGGAGCTAACGCAGTCAAACTTGAAGGTGGAGAGCAGATAGCAAAAGCCGTAGAAAGGTTAACATCTCTTGGAATTCCTGTAATGGGACATCTTGGACTTACTCCACAGTTTGTAAATATCCTTGGCGGTTATAAAGTTCAAGGAAAAAGTCAAGATAGTAGAGAAAAAATAAAAAAAGATGCTAAAATTCTTCAAGAAGCTGGATGTTTTTCGATAGTTTTAGAAGCTGTACCCGCAGACCTTGCTAAAGAAATAACAGAAAGTTTAAAAATTCCAACCATTGGAATAGGAGCCGGAAAGTTTACAGATGGGCAAGTTTTAGTTTTTCATGATTTGATAGGAATCTTTCCAAAAACTCCAAAATTTGTAAAAAGATATTTAGAAGCTGGAAATCTGATAAAACAAGCACTTTCACAGTTTAAAGATGAAGTCTTAAAGGAAGATTTTCCAAGCAAAGAACATGAATATTAA
- a CDS encoding L-threonylcarbamoyladenylate synthase — MNINISTKLDDAIDVIKHGGIVITKTDTIYGILANALDKEAVEKVYLIKEREKDKPFIILIPNTKFLKKIKVKENPQAEKILNLKGITVIFDVNDPNNELEYLHRGTKTLAFRIPDDPEFLSFLNKLDTPIVAPSANPSGLKPAEDINKAIEYFKDKVDLYIDRGKSETNIPSTIVKVENSKIKILRQGSKQIDL; from the coding sequence ATGAATATTAACATTTCAACAAAATTAGATGATGCTATTGATGTAATAAAACACGGTGGAATAGTAATTACTAAAACAGATACTATCTACGGAATTCTTGCTAATGCTTTAGATAAAGAAGCTGTAGAAAAGGTTTATTTAATCAAAGAAAGAGAAAAAGATAAGCCATTTATAATTTTAATTCCAAATACTAAATTTTTAAAAAAAATCAAAGTTAAGGAAAATCCACAAGCTGAAAAAATTTTAAATCTTAAAGGAATCACTGTAATTTTTGATGTTAATGATCCAAATAACGAGCTTGAATATCTACACAGAGGAACAAAAACCTTAGCATTTAGAATTCCGGATGATCCAGAGTTTCTAAGCTTTTTAAACAAATTAGATACTCCAATAGTAGCACCAAGCGCAAATCCATCTGGTCTAAAACCGGCTGAAGATATAAATAAAGCAATAGAGTACTTTAAAGACAAAGTAGATTTATATATAGACAGAGGAAAGTCTGAGACAAATATCCCATCAACAATAGTTAAGGTTGAAAACTCAAAAATAAAAATTTTAAGGCAAGGTTCGAAACAGATAGATTTATAG
- a CDS encoding tetratricopeptide repeat protein, which yields MGKIRKGDFSSLPRIILFSVSCFLLSSCSLPKIIVYDDPLSAKEHNDLGVVYYKKGEYDLAEKEFLKALKKDKNFYLAYFNLGNLYYKKGDVEKSIEFFKKALEINKNDDVLNNLGYVFLEIKDCKNAKYYLNQIKNIENKPEYKDTYEKFLKICNSNQDE from the coding sequence ATGGGGAAAATTAGGAAAGGTGATTTTAGTAGTTTACCAAGAATAATATTGTTTAGTGTCTCGTGCTTTTTGCTTTCTTCGTGTTCACTTCCAAAAATTATAGTATACGATGACCCATTATCAGCTAAAGAACATAACGACCTTGGAGTTGTTTATTACAAAAAAGGAGAATACGATTTAGCAGAAAAAGAATTTTTAAAAGCTTTAAAGAAAGATAAAAATTTTTATTTAGCATACTTTAACCTTGGCAATCTTTATTACAAGAAAGGTGATGTAGAAAAATCTATAGAATTTTTTAAAAAAGCTTTAGAGATAAATAAAAATGACGATGTTTTAAATAACTTAGGATACGTATTTTTAGAAATAAAGGATTGTAAAAATGCGAAATATTATTTAAACCAGATTAAAAATATAGAAAACAAACCTGAATATAAAGATACCTATGAAAAATTTTTAAAAATTTGCAATAGTAATCAAGATGAGTGA